The proteins below come from a single Isoptericola dokdonensis DS-3 genomic window:
- a CDS encoding S9 family peptidase — MTDDTPAETPPTPFHDLDAYVALGRVAGLTLDPTGTRLVTSVQTLDPERTSYRTALWEVDPTGERPARRLTRSAKGEAGARFAATGDLLFTSARPDPEAGKDAGDPKAALWLLPAGGEARVVATAPGGVGGVLTARDADVVSLTAPVLPSADDLAQDAELRKQRKDLAVDAIWHTGYPVRYWDHDLGPDADRRFAFSLADVADGTADLRQLTGAGRELDEASAALSPDGATLVTTWTVADAGAARRETLVAIDTTTGERRTLVDDPDAEAGHPAVSPDGRWVAYVTSSITSPTEAPVVRLGLVALDGSGEPEILADDWDRWPTGATWLPDSSGLLVTADEDGRGPVFLLTLDTDRASVTVERVTADAATFSDVVVAPDGVAFYALRASYAAPAAPVRVDLAAFVASGVPGEREPVAAVALPSPAPAPPLPGTLTEVETTAADGSRVRGWLALPEGASSAAPAPLLLWIHGGPLNSWNAWSWRWNPWLMVARGYAVLLPDPALSTGYGQEFVQRGWGAWGDAPYTDLMAITDAVETRDDVDATRTAAMGGSFGGYMANWVAGHTDRFRAIVTHASLWALDQFGPTTDAAWYWAREMTPEMGEQHSPHKYVGDIRTPMLVVHGDKDYRVPIGEGLRLWQELLTKSGLPAADDGTTVHRFLYFPHENHWVLKPQHAKVWYAGVLAFLAEHVLDVPAGEGDTVLPAVLG; from the coding sequence CGACGACACCCCGGCGGAGACCCCGCCCACCCCGTTCCACGACCTCGACGCGTACGTCGCCCTCGGCCGCGTCGCGGGCCTCACGCTCGACCCGACAGGCACCCGGCTCGTGACCTCCGTGCAGACCCTGGACCCGGAGCGCACCTCCTACCGGACCGCCCTGTGGGAGGTCGACCCGACCGGCGAGCGGCCCGCCCGCCGGCTGACCCGCAGCGCGAAGGGTGAGGCGGGCGCACGGTTCGCCGCGACCGGCGACCTGCTGTTCACCTCCGCCCGGCCGGACCCGGAGGCGGGCAAGGACGCCGGTGACCCGAAGGCGGCGCTGTGGCTGCTGCCGGCCGGCGGTGAGGCACGCGTCGTCGCGACGGCCCCCGGCGGCGTCGGCGGCGTGCTCACGGCCCGGGACGCCGACGTCGTGTCCCTCACGGCCCCGGTGCTGCCGTCGGCGGACGACCTCGCCCAGGACGCCGAGCTGCGCAAGCAGCGCAAGGACCTCGCCGTCGACGCGATCTGGCACACCGGCTACCCGGTGCGGTACTGGGACCACGACCTCGGCCCCGACGCCGATCGCCGCTTCGCGTTCTCCCTCGCCGACGTCGCCGACGGCACCGCCGACCTGCGTCAGCTCACCGGCGCGGGCCGTGAGCTCGACGAGGCGAGCGCCGCGCTCTCCCCGGACGGCGCCACCCTCGTCACGACGTGGACGGTGGCCGACGCCGGTGCTGCCCGCCGCGAGACCCTCGTCGCGATCGACACCACGACGGGGGAGCGACGCACCCTCGTCGACGACCCCGACGCCGAGGCGGGCCACCCCGCGGTCTCGCCGGACGGGCGCTGGGTCGCCTACGTGACGTCGTCGATCACGTCGCCGACCGAGGCGCCCGTGGTGCGTCTCGGGCTGGTGGCCCTCGACGGGTCGGGCGAGCCGGAGATCCTGGCGGACGACTGGGACCGTTGGCCCACCGGCGCGACCTGGCTGCCCGACTCCTCCGGCCTGCTGGTGACCGCCGACGAGGACGGCCGCGGCCCCGTGTTCCTGCTGACGCTCGACACCGACCGCGCGTCGGTCACGGTGGAGCGGGTCACCGCCGACGCCGCGACGTTCTCCGACGTCGTCGTCGCACCCGACGGGGTGGCGTTCTACGCCCTGCGCGCGTCGTACGCGGCGCCCGCGGCGCCGGTGCGGGTCGATCTCGCCGCGTTCGTCGCGTCCGGGGTGCCGGGGGAGCGCGAGCCGGTCGCCGCCGTCGCGCTGCCGTCGCCCGCCCCCGCCCCGCCGCTGCCCGGCACGCTCACGGAGGTCGAGACCACCGCGGCCGACGGCTCGCGGGTGCGCGGCTGGCTCGCGCTGCCCGAGGGCGCGTCGTCCGCGGCACCGGCGCCGCTGCTGCTGTGGATCCACGGCGGCCCGCTGAACTCGTGGAACGCCTGGTCGTGGCGCTGGAACCCGTGGCTGATGGTGGCGCGCGGATACGCCGTCCTGCTCCCCGACCCGGCGCTGTCCACCGGCTACGGCCAGGAGTTCGTGCAGCGCGGCTGGGGCGCCTGGGGCGACGCGCCGTACACCGACCTCATGGCGATCACGGACGCCGTCGAGACGCGCGACGACGTCGACGCCACCCGCACCGCCGCGATGGGCGGGTCGTTCGGCGGGTACATGGCGAACTGGGTCGCCGGGCACACCGACCGGTTCCGGGCGATCGTCACCCACGCGTCCCTGTGGGCGCTCGACCAGTTCGGCCCGACGACGGACGCCGCCTGGTACTGGGCGCGGGAGATGACGCCGGAGATGGGCGAGCAGCACAGCCCGCACAAGTACGTCGGTGACATCCGCACGCCGATGCTGGTGGTCCACGGCGACAAGGACTACCGCGTGCCGATCGGGGAGGGGCTGCGCCTGTGGCAGGAGCTGCTCACGAAGTCGGGGCTGCCGGCCGCCGACGACGGCACCACCGTCCACCGGTTCCTGTACTTCCCGCACGAGAACCACTGGGTGCTCAAGCCGCAGCACGCCAAGGTCTGGTACGCCGGGGTGCTCGCGTTCCTCGCCGAGCACGTCCTGGACGTCCCCGCCGGCGAGGGCGACACCGTCCTGCCCGCCGTCCTGGGCTGA
- a CDS encoding TetR/AcrR family transcriptional regulator produces MTTEPATSVRSPRRERTRERLLDAAFAVFADAGVQATSIEAVCEAAGFTRGAFYSNFATKEELFHALFERKAREHLQALEAMTSTVDADSVATPEGFRDTVRRVLSSFELDEPAHRHWCLMNAEFELLAMRHPDVAPEYVAIQQRLRDEVGAVLDRILEHFGLRFAVPTPAAVDLLVDAEIAGSRAAVLGAPAEQQSAARLERLVDLLVVPH; encoded by the coding sequence GTGACCACCGAGCCCGCCACCAGCGTGCGCTCCCCGCGCCGCGAACGCACGCGCGAACGGCTCCTCGACGCCGCGTTCGCCGTCTTCGCCGACGCCGGCGTGCAGGCCACCTCCATCGAGGCCGTCTGCGAGGCCGCCGGTTTCACCCGCGGCGCCTTCTACTCCAACTTCGCCACCAAGGAAGAGCTCTTCCACGCCCTGTTCGAGCGCAAGGCCCGCGAGCACCTCCAGGCCCTCGAGGCCATGACCAGCACCGTCGACGCCGACTCCGTCGCCACCCCCGAAGGATTCCGCGACACCGTCCGTCGCGTCCTGTCCTCCTTCGAGCTCGACGAGCCCGCGCACCGCCACTGGTGCCTCATGAACGCCGAGTTCGAGCTCCTCGCCATGCGCCACCCCGACGTCGCGCCCGAGTACGTCGCCATCCAGCAGCGCCTGCGGGACGAGGTCGGCGCCGTCCTCGACCGCATCCTCGAGCACTTCGGCCTGCGCTTCGCCGTCCCGACCCCGGCCGCCGTCGACCTCCTCGTCGACGCCGAGATCGCGGGCTCCCGTGCCGCCGTCCTCGGCGCACCGGCGGAGCAGCAGTCGGCCGCCCGGCTCGAACGCCTCGTCGACCTCCTCGTCGTCCCGCACTGA
- a CDS encoding efflux RND transporter permease subunit, with protein MSSALYSLGRWAAGARRLVVAAWIGVLVVVGGVGGIVFQGFDNSITIPGTESQEALDQLAATFPEVSGVSAQVIVVAPDGGSIEDDDVRTPVEQAADSFGDIDEVVAVSTPYDEQAAAPVSDGDQATIVQIQLDGDAFAISDATKDELHDITDELEAALPDGAQASLGGQLYATELPALSIIEAIGVVVALVVLMITLGSFVAAGLPLVNAFVGVGVSMLLLLAATAFGPINSTTPMLGLMLGLAVGIDYALFIVSRHQELLRDGVDVEESIARSTATAGSAVVFAGLTVMIALVGLSVAGIPFLAIMGIAAAVSVGFAVLVSLTLLPALLAMAGDRLRPKPKKVRKGAKGRRQAAPADAHESRFFTGWVKAVTKVPIATILVVVVALGALAVPALNLRLALPDAGYLPEDNEARQTYDLVAEYFGDGFNGPLVVTGTIVESTDPLGLMDDLADEMRSLPGVADVPLATPNPSADTGIIQVVPTGAPDSEETKALVAEIRDRHDYYLETYDVDLSVTGFTAVGIDVSDKLGEALLPFALVVVGLSLLLLMMVFRSVWVPVKATVGYLLSVAAAFGAVALVFEQGVFADALHVTKLGPVISFMPIILMGVLFGLAMDYEVFLVSRMREDFVHNGRRARLAITTGFQGAAKVVTAAAIIMFSVFVAFVPEGDMTLKPIALGLAVGVAVDAFVVRMVLVPAVMALLGDRAWWIPRWLDRVLPTFDVEGEGVAKELRLASWPGARTDGRPDAVVVSDLEVAGPRGPGLGEPPVVGPVSVRVAAGDGLVVHGDSSAPVSALLLAVAGRLPADAGVAKVEGLVLPERATSVRSRVAVVDAADVGGAPAAAVADAVRAGARVLVLDRADVVTGLTPRQDLAGALASARAAGVTVVVGSTGVSATDLLPDGTPVLDVGAGFGAPARLRGGELPPPPPPESTQHDNHGDHGDPDLAGTPAGEDPSTADSPTTTTQEVRA; from the coding sequence GTGTCCTCCGCCCTGTACTCGCTCGGCCGCTGGGCGGCCGGCGCCCGCCGCCTCGTCGTCGCGGCGTGGATCGGCGTCCTCGTGGTGGTCGGAGGCGTCGGAGGGATCGTCTTCCAGGGCTTCGACAACTCGATCACCATCCCCGGCACCGAGTCGCAGGAGGCCCTCGACCAGCTCGCCGCGACGTTCCCCGAGGTCAGCGGGGTCTCCGCGCAGGTGATCGTCGTCGCCCCCGACGGCGGGAGCATCGAGGACGACGACGTCCGCACCCCGGTCGAGCAGGCCGCGGACTCGTTCGGCGACATCGACGAGGTCGTCGCCGTCTCGACCCCCTACGACGAGCAGGCGGCCGCCCCGGTCAGCGACGGCGACCAGGCCACCATCGTGCAGATCCAGCTCGACGGGGACGCGTTCGCCATCAGCGACGCGACCAAGGACGAGCTCCACGACATCACCGACGAGCTCGAGGCCGCCCTCCCGGACGGCGCGCAGGCGAGCCTCGGCGGCCAGCTCTACGCCACCGAGCTGCCGGCGCTGAGCATCATCGAGGCGATCGGCGTCGTCGTCGCGCTGGTGGTCCTCATGATCACCCTGGGCTCGTTCGTCGCGGCGGGACTGCCGCTGGTCAACGCGTTCGTGGGCGTCGGGGTGTCGATGCTGCTCCTGCTCGCCGCGACGGCGTTCGGCCCGATCAACTCCACCACGCCGATGCTCGGCCTCATGCTGGGCCTGGCCGTGGGCATCGACTACGCGCTGTTCATCGTGTCGCGGCACCAGGAGCTGCTGCGCGACGGCGTGGACGTCGAGGAGTCGATCGCCCGGTCGACGGCGACGGCCGGCTCCGCGGTGGTGTTCGCGGGCCTGACGGTCATGATCGCGCTGGTGGGCCTCAGCGTCGCGGGCATCCCGTTCCTCGCCATCATGGGTATCGCGGCGGCCGTGTCCGTCGGGTTCGCCGTCCTCGTGTCCCTCACGCTGCTGCCGGCGCTGCTCGCGATGGCGGGCGACCGGCTGCGCCCCAAGCCGAAGAAGGTCCGCAAGGGTGCCAAGGGCCGCCGGCAGGCCGCACCGGCCGACGCGCACGAGAGCCGCTTCTTCACCGGCTGGGTCAAGGCCGTCACGAAGGTCCCGATCGCCACGATCCTCGTCGTCGTCGTCGCCCTGGGTGCGCTCGCCGTGCCCGCGCTGAACCTGCGCCTCGCGCTGCCCGACGCCGGCTACCTGCCGGAGGACAACGAGGCGCGCCAGACGTACGACCTGGTCGCCGAGTACTTCGGCGACGGCTTCAACGGCCCCCTCGTCGTCACCGGCACCATCGTCGAGAGCACCGACCCGCTGGGCCTCATGGACGACCTCGCCGACGAGATGCGTTCCCTGCCCGGCGTCGCCGACGTCCCGCTGGCGACCCCGAACCCGAGCGCCGACACCGGCATCATCCAGGTCGTCCCGACGGGTGCGCCGGACTCGGAGGAGACGAAGGCGCTCGTCGCGGAGATCCGCGACCGGCACGACTACTACCTCGAGACGTACGACGTCGACCTCTCCGTCACGGGCTTCACCGCCGTCGGCATCGACGTGTCGGACAAGCTCGGCGAGGCGCTGCTGCCGTTCGCCCTCGTCGTCGTCGGGCTGTCGCTGCTGCTGCTCATGATGGTGTTCCGGTCGGTGTGGGTGCCCGTCAAGGCGACGGTGGGCTACCTGCTCAGCGTGGCGGCGGCGTTCGGTGCCGTGGCGCTCGTCTTCGAGCAGGGCGTGTTCGCCGACGCCCTGCACGTGACCAAGCTGGGGCCGGTCATCTCGTTCATGCCGATCATCCTCATGGGCGTGCTGTTCGGCCTCGCGATGGACTACGAGGTGTTCCTCGTGTCCCGCATGCGCGAGGACTTCGTCCACAACGGGCGCCGCGCGCGGCTGGCGATCACGACCGGCTTCCAGGGGGCCGCAAAGGTCGTCACGGCCGCCGCGATCATCATGTTCTCCGTCTTCGTGGCGTTCGTGCCCGAGGGCGACATGACCCTCAAACCCATCGCGCTGGGCCTCGCCGTCGGTGTCGCCGTCGACGCGTTCGTGGTGCGCATGGTGCTCGTGCCCGCCGTCATGGCGTTGCTCGGGGACCGCGCCTGGTGGATCCCGCGCTGGCTCGACCGCGTCCTGCCGACGTTCGACGTCGAGGGCGAGGGCGTGGCCAAGGAGCTGCGGCTCGCGTCGTGGCCCGGGGCGCGCACCGACGGCCGCCCCGACGCCGTCGTGGTGAGCGACCTCGAGGTCGCCGGCCCGCGCGGCCCCGGGCTGGGCGAGCCGCCGGTGGTGGGGCCCGTGAGCGTGCGGGTCGCGGCCGGTGACGGTCTCGTCGTGCACGGCGACTCCTCGGCGCCCGTCAGCGCGCTCCTGCTGGCGGTCGCCGGGCGGCTCCCCGCGGACGCGGGCGTCGCGAAGGTCGAGGGCCTCGTGCTGCCGGAGCGGGCCACGTCGGTCCGCTCCCGCGTCGCCGTGGTCGACGCGGCCGACGTCGGCGGGGCACCCGCCGCGGCGGTCGCCGACGCGGTGCGCGCCGGCGCCCGGGTGCTGGTCCTGGACCGTGCGGACGTCGTCACCGGGCTGACGCCCCGGCAGGACCTCGCCGGCGCGCTGGCCTCGGCCCGCGCCGCGGGCGTGACGGTCGTCGTCGGCTCGACGGGCGTGTCCGCCACCGACCTGCTGCCCGACGGCACGCCCGTCCTCGACGTCGGCGCCGGCTTCGGCGCCCCGGCGAGGCTGCGCGGCGGCGAGCTGCCGCCACCGCCTCCGCCGGAGAGCACCCAGCACGACAACCACGGTGACCACGGTGACCCCGACCTCGCGGGGACACCCGCGGGCGAGGACCCCTCGACCGCCGACTCCCCGACGACGACCACCCAGGAGGTGCGGGCATGA